The following coding sequences lie in one Lebetimonas sp. JH292 genomic window:
- the msrB gene encoding peptide-methionine (R)-S-oxide reductase MsrB, translating to MCNCKNKLNDFEKYVICNKGTEPAFDNEYWDNKKTGIYACKCCEKELFSSEHKFASGTGWPSFYMPVGKILEAPDFSGGTNRVEVMCANCGSHLGHLFGDGPAPTGLRYCINSVSLKFISKV from the coding sequence TTGTGTAACTGTAAAAATAAGTTAAACGATTTTGAAAAATATGTTATTTGCAATAAAGGAACAGAACCGGCTTTTGATAATGAATACTGGGATAATAAAAAAACGGGTATTTATGCATGTAAATGTTGTGAAAAAGAGCTTTTCAGCTCAGAGCATAAATTTGCCAGCGGCACAGGATGGCCGAGTTTTTATATGCCGGTTGGGAAAATTCTTGAAGCTCCTGATTTCAGCGGTGGAACGAACAGGGTAGAGGTAATGTGTGCAAACTGTGGATCACATCTTGGGCATTTGTTTGGAGACGGACCAGCGCCAACTGGACTTAGATATTGTATAAATTCAGTTAGTCTTAAATTTATATCAAAGGTTTAA
- the recR gene encoding recombination mediator RecR: MKDLNSINELIEALEELPSIGKKSATRLALFLAKDKFRAMKLINAIENVVTNIKECSICGNFSEYEICEICDNPNRDKILAVVENPKDIMIIEESGSYNGYYFVLNYLDDEKIQKLRNFIKDKKIKEIIFAFPPSVESEARSLYLEDKLKDLKIEFSQIAQGVPTGVHFENVDINSLTKAIKLRHKV; this comes from the coding sequence ATGAAAGATTTAAATTCAATCAATGAATTAATTGAAGCTTTGGAAGAATTACCGAGCATTGGCAAAAAAAGTGCAACAAGACTTGCTTTATTTTTGGCAAAAGATAAATTCAGGGCAATGAAACTGATTAATGCTATTGAAAATGTAGTAACAAATATAAAAGAATGTTCAATTTGCGGCAATTTCAGCGAATATGAAATATGTGAAATATGTGACAATCCAAACAGAGACAAAATACTCGCAGTTGTGGAAAACCCAAAAGATATAATGATTATTGAAGAAAGCGGGAGTTACAACGGGTACTATTTTGTTTTAAATTATTTAGATGATGAAAAAATTCAAAAACTAAGAAATTTTATAAAAGATAAAAAAATAAAAGAAATTATTTTTGCATTCCCGCCTTCGGTTGAAAGTGAAGCAAGAAGTTTATATTTAGAAGATAAATTAAAAGATTTGAAAATTGAATTTTCTCAAATTGCCCAAGGTGTTCCAACGGGAGTACATTTTGAAAATGTTGATATTAATTCCCTTACAAAAGCAATAAAACTCAGACACAAAGTTTGA